Within Telopea speciosissima isolate NSW1024214 ecotype Mountain lineage chromosome 8, Tspe_v1, whole genome shotgun sequence, the genomic segment ATGTGCCTTGTGAAGGCCATATTTTGCTAAAGATGTTACATTCTATACAAGTGGATCAAAAGCTAATTCAAAGgatacattcatcatggaccaTATTCGAAGATATCTCTAGAATTGGCCGGGATTttcattatatattttatatatctCTTGTAGAATCCTATGTAAAGGTGCGCGGTCGACTGGCTAGGCAATTTTTGGCCTGTTAGACCCTATTTTGGCAAGGGTTTTTTTAGCCCCCTTTGAGCATTATTTAATTAAGACCTTTGTTGGGGTGTCTTGAAAAGCGATTAAGTGCTTGAAATTAAACATCTTAAAGTCACATTAGTGCTCATATTATGAGAATCTCTACTTGAACTATACATTTGTATATTCACCTTCTAGAGGTTCTGTTTTAAGCTTCATTTTATCTATCTTGGCCATTGAGCTTGTAAATCTTCTTTTCATCATTGTTGAGAGTGTTTTTTGGGTTGTTAGTGGTGAGCCTTATTGTTGAAACCACTAGACTTGAGTGTGCATGGCTTAATCACTTGGGTAAATGTTGAGCCCTTAAAAGCATTGTAAGAGTGTTGGAGATCATGAAGGCGCTAATCAGGTGAAGGACTCTAAATCAATTTCTTAGTCATTTTGAATCATTTAAAATGAAGGATGATGAGTCAATTTCTGTTATGTCTATGCTAGATCCATAGATAATATTAATAGTTTAAATCCACTTGGTACATTCTATATTTCTGTGGGACTTGTTAGTAAAATTCTTAGATCATTACCTAAAAGTTGGTTACTTGAGGTTACCACCATTGCAGAGGCAAAGAACCTCAAAAAACTTCATGTTGAGGAGCTCATTGAATCTCTCATTACCCATGAGATGATCCTCAGGGAGTTTCAATCTCAAAAGAAAGGATATTGCACTCCATGTGATGCGTCCGAGTGCATCCATCTATTACTTGATCACAAGTCCCTAAGGAGATATGCCCGTATTAAAGCCCATCAAACTCACAAGGCTCAGCCCCAAAATGTGGTCCAAGgacaaaccaagttatgcactAAGACTCAAGGACCAGGTCCAACCTCAAAACATGGTCTCCTTGGTGATATTTTCAACTCCCATAGGTGAGGATGATAATAACTTTAAAAAAGTACTCTTCTAAGTCCTTTGGTGGAGGTCGACTTACCGACTCTTAAAGGTTGATGTTGGCAACACTTCAAGGTCACTGGAGGTTCTTCAGTTCCttaagattgaagattgaaacTCAATTTGATTTCAGCAGGAGGAACTCAAGTTGGTTTATAAGAGTGTTTGAAGCAACAAGAtaatatttcattcaaaataggATACCTTACAAGCAAAATAGATAGGTCTTTAATAGACAAATTAATGATGATGAAGTTGCCTATCTCTCTAGAAAATTCCAAGCTTTAATAGAAAAAAGTTCAAAGGTGGATCTCCCTTGACCAAATGTGATCCTCCCATATCTACTAAAATAACATGTTATAATTGTAATGGACAAGGTCACATGGTAAATGAGTGCCCCTCCCAAAGATAACCAAGGGATTTTACCTAAAGAGAAACAAGGGAATGACAACAACCACTTGAGATGAGTACAAAATGATTCCATGAGGAAATTGAAGGAAATTGATCTTGGCTTTTATTAAGTGATcatttaccaagaaaaaaaattaatgttttacTATTCCTAGCCAAGGAAGGGTTCAGCCATCTTCCATTCGAATAAGCTTATTTCTCTTATACACATAACTCTTTGCCCAATACAAATAGTTGAAAAACCCTACCAAGCCAAGGATGGAAAGCAGCcaatagaaatggtcaagataatTCTTGTTCAAATTGTTTCCCCCAAGCCATCCAATATTATTTGTTCCAGTTGAACTTGTGGCTTTGTTTAGTACATCCACTAGAACAGAACCCAGAAAGGATGCCAAGCCTAAGACACATGAGAAGATAGCAGAACCCAGTGATTTCATTCCTCTTGATGCTTCAATATTGAAGAACTCTAGCAATCCAACATATGTGAAAACATCAGTTATCATTATAGAAAAATATTGTGGCCCAAGCCACATTATAGACATGGGCACTTGATGATCATCCATTATTAATCCATACTGCCTTGcaattcttttccttctcttctctatcaaGGCAGCTGTACCAGTTCCTAATGAAACTACCATGAAGCCTACGCCTGCGCGTTGCAAGGGAGTGATGCCGGTTCGATATCCGGTCATCTTCCTCGCGAATGGCACGAATAGTCTGTCATAGATAACAAGAAAAACCATTTGCATAACCATGGGGACTGCAATGAGAGTAACTGGAGAGACATTAATATTATTCTTCATGAGTTTTCCCAGCATAGTAGTGTCCATTGTGTTACTTTGCTGGATAGTGAAAGCCAAGAGTTGTGGGATTGGAATGTAAGCAAGTACAGCACTGATGAAGATTGGGAGCATTCTCAAAACTATCTTTGTCTCCTCTACTTGGTTCATGCTACAAAGGGCCCATTTCATATTAGAGCCGCCGAATATCGAAATTGAAGCTTTATCTAGGAATCTGATGACAAAATTCAATAATTAAGCTACATACACATCGTTTCTCTCGTATTTGATTAAATCTTGTTTTAGTTTTCTGTATGGAATTTATTTAGGGTTTCATGTA encodes:
- the LOC122672543 gene encoding protein NRT1/ PTR FAMILY 4.3-like is translated as MLALQAYFPSLRPPNCDTSKQWSNCEPLHGHKAVILYIALYIMALGNGCFRANLPPFGAEQSSENDDDDQTSNSSSSLPRWRRHKSSSYFNWLNLSTVAGNIISLIFIVWVQKNYGWAQGFALSAAVQLLGVLVLASGLLFYRNQMPRGSPLTRILQVLVAAFRKRKLGLPENEEELHQERSNENVVDEMLSHTEGFKFLDKASISIFGGSNMKWALCSMNQVEETKIVLRMLPIFISAVLAYIPIPQLLAFTIQQSNTMDTTMLGKLMKNNINVSPVTLIAVPMVMQMVFLVIYDRLFVPFARKMTGYRTGITPLQRAGVGFMVVSLGTGTAALIEKRRKRIARQYGLIMDDHQVPMSIMWLGPQYFSIMITDVFTYVGLLEFFNIEASRGMKSLGSAIFSCVLGLASFLGSVLVDVLNKATSSTGTNNIGWLGGNNLNKNYLDHFYWLLSILGLVGFFNYLYWAKSYVYKRNKLIRMEDG